In the Phaseolus vulgaris cultivar G19833 chromosome 7, P. vulgaris v2.0, whole genome shotgun sequence genome, one interval contains:
- the LOC137828260 gene encoding guanosine nucleotide diphosphate dissociation inhibitor 2-like has product MNYSKVWSPPLHLTLLNSFNRFTRYLFCYSYAHNVAPKGKFIAFVTTEAETNQPEEDLKPVLGSVNEIFYDMYDRFEPCNDHEVDGCFISTSYDPTTHFEITVKDGVGMYSKITRKILDLSVDLSVASAAAEE; this is encoded by the exons ATGAATTACAGCAAAGTGTGGTCTCCTCCACTCCATCTGACACTACTTAATTCATTCAACAGGTTCACAAG GTATCTCTTTTGCTACTCTTATGCTCATAATGTAGCACCCAAAGGAAAATTTATCGCTTTTGTTACAACAGAAGCAGAGACCAACCAACCTGAGGAGGATTTGAAGCCTGTTCTTGGATCTGTAAATGAGATATTCTATGACATGTATGACAGGTTTGAACCCTGCAATGATCATGAGGTTGATGGTTGTTTCATCTCTACT AGTTATGATCCTACCACACACTTTGAAATCACAGTTAAAGACGGGGTCGGGATGTACAGTAAAATCACTAGAAAG ATTCTTGATCTTTCTGTCGACCTGAGTGTCGCAAGTGCTGCAGCTGAAGAATGA